Proteins from a genomic interval of Siniperca chuatsi isolate FFG_IHB_CAS linkage group LG10, ASM2008510v1, whole genome shotgun sequence:
- the hsd17b10 gene encoding 3-hydroxyacyl-CoA dehydrogenase type-2, with the protein MANIRCVKGMVGLVTGGASGLGRATVERLVQNGASAVILDLPSSDGPALAASLGDRCAFAPADVTSEADVQSAVSLAREKFGKLDLAVNCAGIAVAVKTYNFKKDLPHSLEDFQRVINVNIAGTFNVIRLAVGEMGKNEPDADGHRGCIINTASVAAFDGQVGQAAYSASKGGIVGMTLPIARDLAPMGIRVITIAPGLFSTPLLAGLPEKVRSFLARQVPFPSRLGDPAEFAHLVTSLAENPMINGEVIRLDGAIRMQP; encoded by the exons ATGGCGAACATTCGGTGTGTCAAG GGTATGGTCGGCCTGGTGACGGGCGGTGCGTCCGGTTTGGGTCGAGCCACTGTGGAGCGCCTGGTGCAGAACGGCGCATCTGCTGTGATCCTAGACCTGCCCTCCTCTGATGGACCGGCTCTGGCAGCCAGTCTGGGGGACCGCTGTGCCTTCGCTCCTGCAGAC GTTACATCGGAGGCAGACGTACAGTCAGCCGTGTCCCTGGCCAGAGAGAAGTTTGGGAAGCTGGACCTGGCAGTTAATTGTGCCGGCATCGCTGTCGCCGTTAAAACCTACAACTTTAAGAAGGACCTCCCTCACAGCCTGGAGGACTTCCAGCGTGTTATCAAT gtGAACATTGCAGGAACCTTTAATGTGATCCGCCTTGCTGTGGGTGAAATGGGGAAGAACGAGCCTGATGCAGATGGACACAGAGGCTGCATCATTAACACAGCCAGCGTGGCAGCCTTTGATGGACAG GTCGGCCAAGCGGCATATTCAGCTTCTAAAGGTGGCATCGTAGGAATGACCCTCCCCATCGCACGAGATCTGGCACCCATGGGCATCAGGGTCATCACTATAGCACCCG gTCTGTTCTCCACTCCCCTCCTGGCTGGTCTTCCAGAGAAGGTGCGCTCCTTTCTTGCCCGCCAGGTGCCCTTCCCCTCACGCCTGGGAGACCCCGCTGAGTTTGCCcacctggtgacatcactggCTGAGAACCCCATGATTAATGGAGAGGTCATCAGACTGGACGGAGCCATTCGCATGCAGCCCTGA